The Mixta hanseatica genome includes a region encoding these proteins:
- the nfsA gene encoding oxygen-insensitive NADPH nitroreductase: protein MTPTIELLRTHRSIRAFTDQPISDEQREAIIAAAQSASTSSFLQCSSIIRITDKALREQLVTLSGGQQYVAQAAEFWVFCADFQRNLQICPQAQLGLAEQLLLGCVDTAIMGQNAMVAAESLGLGGVYIGGIRNSIEQVTDLLGLPQHVLPLFGMCLGWPEHEPDLKPRMPATMMVHENRYQPLDRHQLDEYDRQLEAYYQQRDSNQRSDNFSNHIRRTIVRESRPFILDYLHKQGWATR from the coding sequence ATGACGCCGACTATTGAACTGTTACGTACGCATCGTTCGATTCGTGCTTTTACCGATCAACCGATTAGCGATGAACAGCGTGAGGCGATTATTGCCGCCGCGCAGTCGGCTTCCACATCCAGTTTTTTACAGTGCTCTTCTATTATCCGCATCACCGATAAAGCGCTACGCGAACAGCTGGTGACACTCAGCGGCGGCCAGCAGTATGTGGCGCAGGCAGCAGAGTTTTGGGTGTTCTGCGCCGATTTCCAGCGCAATCTGCAAATTTGCCCGCAGGCGCAGCTGGGGCTGGCGGAGCAGCTGCTGTTAGGCTGCGTCGATACGGCGATTATGGGACAGAATGCGATGGTAGCCGCCGAGTCGCTTGGGCTGGGCGGCGTTTATATTGGCGGCATCCGTAACAGTATTGAGCAGGTGACCGACCTGCTGGGCCTGCCGCAGCATGTGCTGCCGCTGTTTGGTATGTGCCTCGGCTGGCCGGAGCATGAACCCGATCTGAAACCGCGTATGCCCGCAACGATGATGGTGCATGAAAATCGCTATCAGCCGCTGGATCGCCATCAGCTTGATGAGTACGATCGCCAGCTGGAAGCTTACTATCAGCAGCGCGACAGCAATCAACGCAGCGATAATTTCAGTAATCACATTCGCCGTACTATCGTGCGCGAAAGCCGTCCATTTATTCTTGATTACCTGCATAAGCAGGGCTGGGCAACGCGATAA
- a CDS encoding phosphatase PAP2 family protein, which yields MQLSSKLNQHETLLPIRINALYPLSTRFYAIHAVLLMFFGLLFLWLARDGSLDMTLTGYWFDPMTQQFPWKDNAWLDLINHRLLKYVVIATGVLLLLAGLMRRQQHWVLVALLIGVGSLAVGVLKATSAHSCPWDLVQFGGKAFSYPLLGAVPVESGPGRCFPGGHASSGFSLMALFFLYWPSRPRMAWLCWGGAIALGLAMGYGQMMRGAHFLSHNLWAGWWVWLVQLLIYGCVTHLMNKMRKI from the coding sequence ATGCAACTCTCTTCAAAGTTAAACCAACACGAAACACTCCTCCCGATTAGGATTAACGCGCTTTACCCTTTATCCACGCGCTTTTACGCTATCCATGCTGTTTTACTGATGTTTTTTGGCCTGCTGTTTTTATGGCTGGCGCGTGACGGAAGCCTGGATATGACACTAACCGGTTACTGGTTCGATCCTATGACGCAGCAGTTTCCGTGGAAGGATAACGCCTGGTTGGATCTCATAAACCACCGCCTGTTGAAATATGTGGTGATTGCCACCGGCGTTTTGCTGCTGCTGGCAGGTCTGATGCGTCGTCAACAGCATTGGGTGCTGGTAGCGTTGCTGATCGGCGTCGGGTCGCTGGCGGTAGGGGTGCTGAAAGCAACCAGCGCGCACTCCTGCCCCTGGGATCTGGTGCAGTTTGGCGGCAAAGCTTTCTCTTATCCGCTGCTCGGTGCCGTGCCGGTGGAAAGCGGCCCCGGCCGCTGTTTCCCCGGCGGGCATGCCTCAAGCGGCTTCAGTTTAATGGCGCTGTTTTTTCTTTACTGGCCGTCGCGTCCCAGAATGGCCTGGCTCTGCTGGGGCGGCGCGATCGCGCTGGGTTTAGCGATGGGATATGGACAGATGATGCGCGGCGCGCATTTCCTTTCCCATAATTTATGGGCTGGCTGGTGGGTTTGGCTGGTGCAGCTGTTGATCTACGGGTGCGTAACGCATCTGATGAATAAGATGAGGAAGATATAA
- the ybjG gene encoding undecaprenyl-diphosphate phosphatase yields MEELNRTLFLWINATPDSAAWLLELATFIAKDLIAIVPLLIAALWLWGPHSGVRALVLKTGIALLCAMAISWGVGLVFPHPRPFAMGLGHQFLSHEPNESYPSNHGTAIFTFALAFIFWHRLWSGVLLLAIGTAIAWSRVYLGVHWPMDMLGGLLVGILGCLFSQMAWPWYGEPLMKLLHQIYRLLFSLLIRKGWVRN; encoded by the coding sequence ATGGAAGAGTTGAACCGGACGCTATTTCTCTGGATCAACGCCACGCCGGATTCTGCGGCCTGGTTACTGGAACTGGCGACCTTTATCGCCAAAGATTTAATCGCCATCGTCCCGCTGCTGATCGCCGCACTCTGGCTGTGGGGCCCGCATAGCGGCGTTCGGGCGCTGGTGTTGAAAACCGGCATTGCTCTGCTCTGTGCCATGGCGATCTCATGGGGCGTGGGGCTAGTGTTTCCGCATCCGCGCCCTTTCGCCATGGGACTGGGCCATCAGTTCCTGTCGCATGAGCCTAACGAGTCTTATCCCAGCAACCATGGCACCGCGATTTTTACCTTTGCGCTGGCGTTTATCTTTTGGCATCGCCTTTGGTCCGGCGTGCTACTACTGGCGATCGGCACGGCCATTGCGTGGTCGCGGGTTTACCTTGGCGTACACTGGCCAATGGATATGTTAGGCGGCCTACTGGTAGGTATCCTGGGGTGCCTGTTCTCGCAAATGGCCTGGCCGTGGTACGGCGAGCCGTTAATGAAATTGCTGCATCAGATTTATCGCCTGCTCTTTTCCCTGCTGATCAGAAAAGGCTGGGTGCGTAATTAA
- a CDS encoding GrxA family glutaredoxin, with the protein MLAVIFGRPSCPYCVRAKELAEKLTAERDDFTFRYVDIQAEGITKADLEQKTGKPVETVPQIFVDQQHVGGFTDFNAWSKANLGVAL; encoded by the coding sequence ATGCTTGCAGTCATTTTTGGTCGCCCGAGCTGCCCTTACTGTGTGCGTGCAAAAGAACTGGCGGAGAAGTTGACCGCAGAGCGTGACGATTTTACTTTCCGCTACGTTGATATTCAGGCAGAAGGCATTACCAAAGCGGATCTGGAACAAAAAACCGGTAAGCCAGTGGAAACCGTTCCGCAGATTTTTGTCGATCAGCAGCATGTCGGCGGTTTTACCGATTTTAACGCCTGGAGCAAAGCGAACCTGGGCGTCGCGCTGTAA
- a CDS encoding aspartate:alanine antiporter has translation MNINVADLLSRNDILLLFVVLALGLCLGKLRLGSVQLGNSIGVLVVSLLLGQQHFSINTDALSLGFMLFIFCVGVEAGPNFFSIFFRDGKNYLMLALVMVSSAMLLALALGKAFGWDIGLTAGMLAGAMTSTPVLVGAGDTLRQSMNDSHLLGQMQDHLSLGYALTYLVGLVSLIFGARYLPRLQHQDLPTCAQQIARERGLDTDSQRKVYLPVIRAYRVGPELVAWADGKNLRELGIYRQTGCYIERIRRNGILASPDGDAVLQLGDEISLVGYPDAHARLDPSFRNGKEVFDRDLLDMRIVTEEIVVKNNNAVNRRLSHLKLTDHGCFLNRVIRSQIEMPIDESIMLNKGDVLQVSGEARRVKSLADRIGFISIHSQVTDLLAFCAFFIIGLMVFMAGVGLSAGSGLGQGLGETGLLMLLSGLAVSLLPVVLCYLFGAYVLRMNRALLFGAIMGARTCAPAMEIISDTARSNIPALGYAGTYAIANVLLTLAGTLIVIIWPALGG, from the coding sequence GTGAATATAAACGTCGCAGATTTGTTAAGCCGGAATGATATATTGTTATTATTCGTTGTACTGGCTTTAGGACTTTGCCTGGGTAAATTACGGCTGGGTTCAGTGCAACTGGGTAATTCCATTGGTGTTTTAGTGGTTTCACTATTACTGGGCCAGCAGCATTTTTCAATTAATACCGATGCGCTTAGCCTGGGTTTTATGCTTTTTATTTTCTGCGTTGGTGTGGAAGCGGGCCCCAATTTCTTTTCTATTTTTTTCCGCGACGGTAAAAATTATCTGATGCTGGCGTTGGTGATGGTCTCCAGCGCCATGCTATTAGCGCTGGCGTTAGGCAAAGCGTTCGGCTGGGATATTGGGCTAACGGCGGGCATGCTGGCGGGCGCGATGACCTCTACGCCGGTGCTGGTTGGCGCAGGCGATACGCTGCGGCAGTCGATGAACGACAGCCACCTGCTTGGCCAGATGCAGGATCACCTCAGCCTGGGCTATGCCCTGACCTACCTGGTAGGCCTGGTCAGCCTGATTTTCGGCGCGCGCTACTTGCCGCGCCTGCAGCATCAGGATCTGCCGACCTGCGCTCAGCAAATCGCACGTGAACGCGGCCTGGATACCGACAGCCAGCGCAAAGTTTATCTGCCGGTGATCCGCGCCTATCGCGTTGGCCCGGAGCTGGTGGCGTGGGCCGACGGAAAAAACCTGCGCGAGCTGGGCATTTACCGTCAGACCGGCTGCTATATTGAGCGCATTCGTCGCAACGGCATTTTGGCCAGCCCCGACGGCGACGCAGTGCTGCAGCTGGGCGATGAAATTTCCCTGGTCGGCTATCCCGATGCCCATGCGCGCCTCGATCCCAGCTTCCGTAACGGTAAAGAGGTGTTCGATCGCGATCTGCTGGATATGCGCATCGTAACGGAAGAGATCGTGGTCAAGAATAACAATGCGGTCAACCGGCGCCTGAGCCATTTAAAGCTGACCGATCACGGTTGTTTTCTTAACCGCGTTATCCGCAGCCAGATTGAAATGCCGATTGATGAAAGCATCATGCTGAACAAAGGCGACGTGCTGCAGGTCAGCGGCGAAGCCAGACGCGTGAAAAGCCTGGCGGATCGTATCGGCTTTATCTCTATTCACAGTCAGGTCACCGATCTGCTGGCTTTCTGCGCCTTTTTCATTATCGGCCTGATGGTGTTTATGGCGGGCGTGGGCCTGAGCGCGGGCAGCGGTCTGGGCCAGGGGCTGGGCGAAACCGGCTTGCTGATGCTGCTGAGCGGCCTGGCGGTCAGCCTGCTGCCGGTGGTGCTCTGTTACCTGTTTGGCGCCTACGTGCTGCGGATGAACCGCGCGCTGCTGTTCGGGGCGATTATGGGCGCACGCACCTGTGCGCCGGCGATGGAAATTATCAGTGATACCGCGCGCAGTAATATCCCGGCGCTGGGCTATGCCGGCACCTACGCTATCGCTAATGTTCTGCTGACGCTGGCAGGGACGCTGATCGTGATTATCTGGCCGGCGCTGGGCGGTTAA
- a CDS encoding HAAAP family serine/threonine permease, which yields MASQQTAIQNEQATTRVSSWRKTDTMWMLGLYGTAIGAGVLFLPINAGIGGLIPLIIMALLAFPMTYYAHRGLCRFVLSGSKSGADITEVVEEHFGVGAGKIITLLYFLAIYPILLVYSVAITNTVESFLTHQLHLQAPPRALLALLLIVGLMTIVRFGKEAIVKTMSLLVFPFVAVLMLLALWLIPNWSGAIFQHASLSGSGNGLGMTLWLALPVMVFSFNHSPIISAFAVAKRQEYGAEAEAKCSRILALSHMMMVLTVMFFVFSCVLSLSPANLAEAKAQNISILSYLANHFNTPMMAWMAPIVAMVAITKSFLGHYLGAREGFNGLMIKSLRARGKTMSENKLNRITALFMLLTTWLVATWNPSILGMIETLGGPIIAVLLFLMPMYAINKVPAMRRYSGALSNIFVTLIGLISISAIIFSLLG from the coding sequence ATGGCTTCACAGCAAACCGCAATCCAGAACGAGCAGGCGACAACGCGCGTCAGCAGCTGGCGTAAAACCGATACCATGTGGATGTTAGGGCTGTATGGCACCGCGATTGGCGCAGGGGTACTTTTTTTACCAATCAACGCCGGCATCGGCGGGCTGATCCCACTGATTATTATGGCCCTGCTGGCCTTTCCGATGACCTATTATGCGCACCGCGGCCTGTGTCGCTTTGTGCTCTCCGGTAGTAAATCGGGCGCAGATATTACCGAAGTAGTGGAAGAACATTTCGGCGTCGGCGCCGGTAAGATCATCACGCTGCTCTATTTTCTGGCGATTTATCCCATCCTGCTGGTTTACAGCGTGGCAATCACCAATACGGTAGAAAGCTTTCTGACCCATCAGTTGCATCTGCAGGCTCCGCCGCGCGCGCTGCTGGCGCTGCTGCTGATTGTCGGGCTGATGACTATCGTGCGCTTTGGGAAAGAGGCGATCGTGAAGACCATGAGCCTGCTGGTGTTTCCGTTTGTGGCGGTGCTGATGCTGCTGGCGCTGTGGCTGATCCCGAACTGGAGCGGCGCGATTTTCCAGCACGCCTCATTAAGCGGCAGCGGTAACGGGCTGGGAATGACGCTGTGGCTGGCGCTACCGGTAATGGTGTTCTCTTTTAATCATTCGCCGATCATTTCCGCCTTCGCGGTCGCCAAACGTCAGGAGTATGGCGCAGAGGCAGAAGCTAAATGCTCACGCATTCTGGCGCTCAGCCATATGATGATGGTGCTGACGGTGATGTTTTTCGTCTTCAGCTGCGTGCTGTCGCTGTCGCCAGCCAATCTGGCGGAAGCCAAGGCGCAAAACATTTCAATTCTTTCTTATCTGGCCAACCATTTTAATACGCCGATGATGGCGTGGATGGCGCCGATTGTGGCGATGGTGGCGATTACTAAATCGTTTCTTGGTCACTATCTGGGGGCGCGCGAAGGCTTTAACGGGTTGATGATTAAATCATTGCGCGCGCGCGGCAAAACCATGAGCGAGAACAAGCTGAACCGCATTACCGCCCTGTTTATGCTATTGACCACCTGGCTGGTTGCCACCTGGAATCCCAGCATTCTTGGCATGATTGAAACGCTGGGCGGACCGATTATTGCCGTGCTGCTGTTCCTGATGCCGATGTACGCTATTAACAAAGTACCGGCGATGCGCCGCTACAGCGGTGCGCTGAGCAATATCTTTGTCACGCTGATCGGGTTGATCTCCATCTCCGCGATTATCTTCTCCCTGCTCGGCTAA
- the ybjM gene encoding inner membrane protein YbjM, producing the protein MLLYGVRWPGVLMCMSLYCATFFLTRYGVAEDAPGQTSEQTGLLLFMLPGLIAGLINRNTPLALALLAALAATPCCLLLGFSSAVMRFSPLQELAWMTSAIFWCGFGALLVMLWRTLAASRITR; encoded by the coding sequence ATGCTGTTGTATGGCGTCCGCTGGCCGGGCGTACTGATGTGTATGTCGCTTTACTGCGCAACATTTTTCCTGACTCGTTACGGCGTTGCTGAAGATGCGCCGGGGCAAACCTCTGAGCAAACCGGGCTGCTGCTGTTTATGCTGCCGGGCCTGATCGCGGGACTAATCAACCGCAATACGCCGCTGGCGCTGGCATTGTTGGCGGCGCTAGCCGCAACGCCTTGCTGCCTGCTGCTCGGCTTCAGTTCCGCGGTAATGCGGTTTTCGCCGCTGCAGGAGTTAGCCTGGATGACCAGCGCTATCTTCTGGTGCGGCTTCGGCGCGCTGTTGGTGATGCTGTGGCGTACCCTGGCCGCCTCGCGCATAACGCGTTAG